In Thermosynechococcus sichuanensis E542, a single genomic region encodes these proteins:
- a CDS encoding cytochrome b/b6 domain-containing protein yields the protein MAKSIPYQPLLLRLAHGAIAILALLALISGFWVYNTYDGRWGALPLPRIPDIQGLHGTIALVLLLLFPFFALYCFHWGDRRLLHKKSLTQLSQGNWHAWQRLANTLMLVAVTFALITGRMMQEEWLPIGELNRGWYLAHLGAWSVVLLSLLSHLILGAKAGGWPLLVSMVSFAIRPEDRRVGNWWRGSRLKPSNQLLLGLEIIVLLGIVIAFVLPALITAR from the coding sequence ATGGCCAAATCTATTCCCTATCAACCCCTTTTGCTGCGCCTTGCCCATGGGGCGATCGCAATTTTGGCACTCCTCGCTCTCATCTCAGGGTTTTGGGTCTATAACACCTACGATGGCCGCTGGGGAGCACTGCCCCTACCAAGGATTCCCGATATTCAAGGCCTCCACGGTACGATTGCCCTCGTTCTTTTATTGCTGTTTCCCTTCTTTGCACTGTACTGCTTTCATTGGGGCGATCGCCGGCTGTTGCATAAGAAATCCTTGACGCAACTTTCCCAAGGGAATTGGCATGCTTGGCAACGGTTAGCAAATACCCTAATGCTGGTGGCCGTCACGTTTGCCCTCATCACTGGGCGGATGATGCAGGAGGAGTGGTTGCCCATAGGTGAGCTAAATCGAGGCTGGTACTTGGCTCATTTAGGGGCTTGGAGTGTGGTGCTACTGAGTTTGCTGTCTCACTTGATTCTGGGGGCAAAGGCAGGGGGGTGGCCACTTTTGGTTTCAATGGTGAGTTTTGCAATCCGCCCAGAGGATCGGCGGGTCGGCAACTGGTGGCGTGGCAGTAGGCTCAAGCCTTCCAATCAACTGTTGTTGGGTCTAGAAATCATTGTTTTGCTGGGGATTGTGATCGCTTTTGTCTTGCCCGCTCTCATAACTGCTCGATAA
- a CDS encoding HAS-barrel domain-containing protein, with protein sequence MARRSPPPQPLAEIIQTATDHCIAQCHEPASLDFPVVPALGSWVRIADGDRVIYGVVAYVVTAPIDTIHRATALGLSLEQLRQEQPHIFAMLKTEITIAITGFQEQARFYHHLPPRPPQMHQQVYKCPAEEVIAFSGTLTFLRTLLTLRYGPGDALVAATLRSLYQLRQRDRQWLVQAAQYLNRLLKEDYDRLRGIIEQL encoded by the coding sequence ATGGCGCGGCGATCGCCTCCCCCCCAGCCCCTTGCCGAAATTATCCAGACAGCAACGGATCACTGCATTGCCCAGTGCCACGAACCCGCTAGCCTCGATTTTCCTGTAGTGCCAGCCTTGGGTAGTTGGGTGCGCATTGCCGACGGCGATCGCGTCATTTATGGTGTTGTTGCCTATGTGGTGACGGCTCCCATTGACACTATTCACCGTGCCACTGCCTTGGGGCTATCCCTAGAGCAACTACGGCAAGAGCAGCCCCATATTTTTGCTATGTTGAAAACGGAGATCACGATCGCTATCACTGGCTTTCAGGAACAGGCACGCTTTTATCACCATTTGCCCCCCCGCCCACCCCAAATGCACCAGCAGGTCTATAAGTGTCCCGCTGAGGAAGTGATTGCCTTTAGTGGCACATTGACCTTTTTGCGAACACTGTTGACCCTGCGCTATGGACCCGGCGATGCCTTGGTGGCAGCAACCCTGCGTTCCTTGTATCAACTCCGCCAGCGCGATCGCCAGTGGCTGGTGCAGGCCGCCCAATACCTGAACCGACTCCTCAAGGAGGACTACGATCGCCTGCGGGGCATTATCGAGCAGTTATGA
- the ndhS gene encoding photosynthetic/respiratory NAD(P)H-quinone oxidoreductase subunit S, whose protein sequence is MIKPIADTYSLLPLSKARTGQGQEIINSHPHLWDKTMASDLAMTILPGMTVKVTNPNDTYYQFQGIVQRVTDGKVAVLFEGGNWDKLVTFQMNELEPVVATAKGKAKK, encoded by the coding sequence ATCATCAAACCCATAGCTGACACTTATTCTTTGCTACCCCTCAGCAAAGCGCGAACGGGTCAAGGGCAGGAGATAATAAATTCACATCCACATCTTTGGGATAAAACGATGGCCAGCGACTTAGCAATGACGATTCTCCCCGGTATGACCGTGAAGGTCACCAATCCCAACGATACCTACTACCAATTTCAGGGGATTGTGCAGCGGGTCACGGATGGCAAAGTGGCCGTGCTCTTTGAAGGGGGAAACTGGGATAAATTGGTTACGTTTCAAATGAACGAACTAGAGCCAGTCGTGGCAACGGCCAAAGGCAAAGCGAAAAAGTAA
- a CDS encoding TolC family protein, with amino-acid sequence MLNNFALNPKKMLVSGLLAIAPVMLPSFVQAIPTTTPVAQASPQRPASDALTPLDPNPDRLALPETVNIDLNQPLTLEQAIEVAIRNNIGLQISELQLQRARAQLRQVQAQLYPTLTLQASIGQNTSPGGQPAYLPLNFQQQLSLQQQQQQQAQQQLLAQQLAASSILNTQVQRLQQRFQGPQLTAFTDQQNLELQQQLQQLQNSASQAATPSNFSPITLAPVNQLNFTNFFTNVFGATGGATFNAALVMNYTLFAGGGRSAAIEAARNQVRFSELEVQRQRQQLILDVTNDYYLAQQAKVQVQIGEAAVANAQVTLRDAQAFEQAGIGTLLDVLTAEVNLANAQQNLSQARNLEITTRRQLAQRLNVNQTVDVAIAGRVEPAEEWSLSLEESILLAYQNRVELEQRLLQRTIALKNRQVALAATRPQLSLFASGNMLDKVTDDLAPRFGYGVGLQMQLALFDGGNARASAARQEALAATAEEQYANQKNTIRLEVETAYTNLRANEKNIATARTAVTQATEGLRLARLRFQAGVGTQQEVTNAETNLTQAQGNLLAAILNYNRSLAALKRAVGYPEPTRLGVRK; translated from the coding sequence ATGTTGAATAATTTTGCCCTGAATCCCAAAAAAATGCTGGTGTCGGGACTCCTCGCGATCGCCCCTGTGATGCTGCCTAGCTTCGTTCAAGCGATACCCACAACTACTCCAGTAGCACAGGCCTCTCCCCAAAGGCCAGCCTCGGATGCCCTGACGCCGCTCGACCCCAATCCCGATAGACTAGCGCTTCCTGAGACGGTCAACATTGATCTCAATCAACCCCTCACCCTAGAGCAAGCCATTGAGGTGGCCATTCGCAATAACATTGGCCTGCAAATTAGTGAGCTACAACTACAACGGGCACGGGCACAACTGCGACAGGTGCAAGCACAGCTTTATCCCACCCTTACGTTGCAAGCCAGCATTGGCCAAAATACCTCCCCCGGTGGCCAGCCTGCCTACCTGCCCCTCAACTTTCAGCAGCAACTCTCTTTACAACAGCAGCAACAGCAACAGGCGCAGCAACAGCTTCTCGCGCAACAACTGGCCGCCAGCAGTATTTTGAATACTCAGGTGCAACGGCTGCAACAGCGATTTCAAGGCCCGCAACTCACGGCGTTTACGGATCAGCAAAACCTAGAGCTGCAACAGCAACTGCAACAACTGCAAAATAGTGCCAGTCAGGCTGCGACGCCCTCCAACTTCAGTCCCATTACCCTTGCACCAGTGAATCAACTCAACTTCACGAACTTTTTCACGAATGTTTTTGGGGCAACGGGGGGTGCAACCTTCAATGCAGCACTGGTGATGAACTATACGCTGTTTGCCGGCGGCGGGCGATCGGCAGCTATCGAAGCGGCTCGCAACCAAGTGCGCTTCAGTGAATTGGAGGTACAACGCCAGCGCCAACAACTGATCCTTGATGTCACAAATGACTATTATTTGGCACAACAGGCCAAGGTACAGGTGCAAATTGGTGAAGCAGCAGTGGCCAATGCCCAAGTGACCCTGCGAGATGCTCAGGCCTTTGAGCAAGCAGGGATTGGGACGCTGTTGGATGTGTTGACCGCAGAGGTGAACCTTGCCAATGCTCAGCAAAACTTGAGCCAAGCCCGCAATTTGGAAATCACTACCCGGCGACAGTTGGCACAGCGGTTGAATGTGAATCAGACAGTGGATGTGGCGATTGCTGGGCGCGTCGAACCCGCTGAGGAATGGTCACTTTCCCTTGAGGAGAGTATTCTCCTTGCCTACCAAAACCGTGTTGAGCTAGAGCAGCGGCTGCTACAGCGCACGATTGCCTTGAAAAATCGTCAGGTGGCCTTGGCGGCTACCCGTCCCCAACTCAGCCTCTTTGCCAGTGGCAATATGCTGGACAAAGTCACCGATGATCTCGCACCTCGCTTTGGCTATGGGGTGGGGCTGCAAATGCAATTAGCCCTCTTTGATGGCGGCAATGCCCGTGCTAGTGCAGCTCGCCAAGAAGCCCTTGCAGCAACCGCTGAGGAACAATATGCCAATCAGAAAAACACCATTCGCCTAGAGGTGGAAACCGCCTACACCAATCTCAGAGCCAATGAGAAAAACATTGCCACCGCACGAACAGCAGTAACCCAAGCCACTGAAGGGCTGCGCCTTGCTCGGCTGCGTTTTCAAGCGGGGGTGGGAACTCAACAGGAAGTCACGAATGCTGAAACGAATTTGACCCAAGCCCAAGGGAATCTGCTTGCCGCCATTTTGAATTACAATCGCTCCTTAGCAGCATTAAAGCGGGCTGTGGGCTATCCAGAACCAACACGTTTAGGAGTCAGGAAATAG